A single region of the Oscillatoria salina IIICB1 genome encodes:
- a CDS encoding class I SAM-dependent methyltransferase — MSNFLEVDRYKQQVAAYFDSRTNYDRGEFHPQIAHLLLEYTQITKGKKVLDIATGTGLVAIEAAQLVGCQGGVIGVDISPGMLKQGRSKIAQLGLKNIELIEADAEALNFSQNSFELVLCCSALPYFTNIPNALYHWYSLLKSGGEIGLCVFSETSFIAGIVLQKVAKKYGLELPNWNEITGNEQKCKTLLAAAGFQDIEVITKQVGNYLAWENLVTSWSKILKNPLYFQFLKLDDRQLEKLKQDYFSELKALSTNQGIWNDITTFLVFGRK; from the coding sequence ATGAGTAATTTTCTTGAAGTCGATCGCTATAAACAACAAGTAGCAGCTTATTTCGATTCTCGCACTAATTACGATCGAGGTGAGTTTCACCCCCAAATAGCTCATTTGCTGCTCGAATATACGCAAATAACTAAAGGAAAAAAAGTTTTAGATATTGCTACAGGGACGGGTTTAGTTGCGATCGAAGCAGCCCAATTAGTTGGGTGTCAAGGTGGCGTGATTGGAGTAGATATTTCTCCAGGAATGCTTAAACAGGGTAGAAGCAAAATTGCTCAATTAGGACTTAAAAATATTGAACTAATAGAAGCTGATGCAGAAGCTTTAAACTTCTCCCAAAATAGTTTCGAACTTGTGCTTTGTTGTTCGGCTTTACCATATTTCACTAATATTCCTAATGCTTTGTATCACTGGTATTCTCTCCTTAAATCTGGTGGAGAAATTGGCTTGTGTGTATTTTCCGAAACGTCTTTTATCGCAGGAATAGTTTTGCAGAAAGTTGCTAAAAAATATGGTTTAGAACTACCAAATTGGAACGAAATAACTGGTAACGAACAAAAATGTAAGACACTTTTAGCAGCAGCAGGTTTTCAGGATATTGAAGTAATAACTAAACAAGTTGGGAATTATTTGGCTTGGGAAAATTTAGTAACAAGTTGGTCGAAAATCTTAAAAAATCCTTTATATTTTCAATTCCTTAAATTAGACGATCGACAATTAGAAAAATTAAAACAAGATTATTTTAGCGAACTAAAAGCATTGTCAACAAATCAAGGAATTTGGAACGATATTACTACTTTTTTGGTTTTCGGTCGGAAGTAG
- a CDS encoding LmeA family phospholipid-binding protein — protein MEFLTIFLASLLSIFTPGGVIIDSNIENAFRSRFEAVEEFQIRIDNAPSYQIIQGKIERVRLASRGVQLTPDIRLDVLELETDPLDVDWRTLRTREGKFPQYFRKPIQAGVRLVLTEADLNRALKSPRIKARIEQAVNRALKNFPGTTAEGYELSNLEIEFLGSDRFRLQLRLRQAEEELKIDLESGLKVLAGKRLELIEPGVSLNDRSIPAVFVNGLANRAKENLDLSKILPPEITARILQLKLETDAIQLAAFLRVEAASSVTTNPIE, from the coding sequence ATGGAATTTCTGACTATTTTTCTAGCTAGCTTACTGAGCATTTTTACTCCAGGCGGTGTAATTATTGATAGTAACATTGAAAACGCCTTTCGCTCTCGGTTTGAAGCAGTAGAAGAGTTTCAAATTCGGATCGATAATGCTCCCAGTTATCAAATTATTCAAGGAAAAATAGAGCGAGTGCGTCTGGCTAGTAGAGGAGTACAACTCACACCAGATATTCGGCTCGATGTCTTAGAATTAGAAACAGATCCACTCGATGTAGATTGGCGGACTTTACGAACAAGAGAAGGTAAATTTCCCCAATATTTCCGGAAACCAATACAAGCCGGAGTGCGCTTAGTTTTAACCGAAGCCGATCTCAATCGAGCTTTAAAATCGCCGAGAATAAAAGCACGAATAGAGCAAGCTGTCAATAGAGCGCTGAAGAATTTTCCAGGAACGACCGCCGAAGGTTACGAATTAAGCAATCTAGAAATAGAATTTTTAGGCAGCGATCGCTTTCGTTTGCAACTGAGATTGCGTCAAGCAGAAGAAGAGCTTAAAATCGATCTCGAATCAGGATTAAAAGTGTTAGCAGGAAAACGTCTAGAGCTAATCGAACCAGGAGTGTCTCTCAACGATAGATCGATTCCTGCTGTCTTCGTCAACGGTTTAGCAAATCGAGCCAAAGAAAACCTCGATCTGAGCAAAATCTTACCGCCAGAGATTACAGCACGGATCTTACAATTAAAGCTAGAAACAGACGCGATTCAACTAGCAGCATTTCTCAGAGTAGAGGCAGCATCATCCGTAACTACTAACCCCATTGAGTAA
- a CDS encoding GerMN domain-containing protein, producing the protein MQNQEKNRRVGLGVIAGVSAAVVIAVAGGGWWAWHSLRTSSPPASSPTEQAPTSVRQTETQKAEVYWIGATSNDIEVVPNAITIENTAQPEQILESAFKRLLAGPSDKNFSTTIPDGTTLRSLTLENDGVHVNLSEEFTTGGGTASMTGRVAQVIYTATSLDPNAQVWIEVEGKTLEVLGGEGLLLDQPLTRKGFEKDFDL; encoded by the coding sequence ATGCAAAATCAAGAAAAAAATCGTCGAGTAGGGCTTGGAGTCATTGCGGGCGTCTCAGCAGCCGTAGTCATCGCAGTTGCTGGTGGCGGTTGGTGGGCTTGGCATTCCCTAAGAACTTCCTCACCACCAGCTAGTTCCCCAACTGAACAAGCACCCACCTCTGTCAGACAAACAGAAACTCAAAAAGCAGAAGTTTATTGGATTGGGGCTACCAGCAATGACATTGAAGTCGTTCCGAACGCGATTACGATCGAAAATACTGCTCAACCAGAGCAAATCCTCGAAAGTGCTTTCAAGCGCCTTTTAGCAGGACCGAGTGACAAAAATTTCAGCACCACCATTCCCGATGGAACTACATTGCGTAGCTTAACCCTAGAGAATGACGGAGTTCACGTCAATCTCTCAGAAGAATTTACCACAGGTGGAGGAACTGCTTCCATGACAGGGCGTGTGGCACAAGTAATTTATACAGCCACAAGCTTAGACCCTAATGCCCAAGTTTGGATTGAAGTCGAAGGAAAAACACTAGAAGTTTTAGGAGGCGAAGGACTTCTCCTCGATCAACCTCTAACCCGCAAAGGCTTTGAAAAAGATTTTGACCTTTAA
- a CDS encoding ArsR/SmtB family transcription factor has product MQLAKPVPQEVVQQVAEYFSILSEPMRLRILNLLRDGEKCVQELVEATQTSQANVSKHLKVMLQAGILSRRSEGTSAYYSVADPLIYELCTLVCNRLATRIEQQARHFRDFSLANRE; this is encoded by the coding sequence ATGCAACTAGCAAAACCCGTACCTCAAGAAGTTGTCCAACAAGTTGCTGAGTATTTCAGCATCTTGAGCGAACCAATGCGTCTGCGTATTTTAAATTTACTGCGCGACGGTGAAAAGTGCGTTCAAGAGCTAGTTGAGGCAACTCAAACTTCCCAAGCCAATGTCAGCAAGCACTTAAAAGTTATGCTGCAAGCTGGCATTCTTAGTCGTCGCAGTGAAGGCACTTCTGCTTACTATAGCGTTGCCGATCCCTTGATTTACGAGTTATGCACCTTGGTTTGCAATCGCCTCGCCACGCGCATCGAACAGCAAGCTCGTCACTTCCGCGATTTTAGTCTTGCTAATCGAGAATAG
- the accB gene encoding acetyl-CoA carboxylase biotin carboxyl carrier protein: protein MPVDFNEIRELLAAIAQTDIAELTLKSEEFELTLRRGVPALPTTNGGADSSAGLAVAPVPSSSLKSPAPNSTASETASPSTPDSSKWVEITSPMVGTFYRAPGPDEPPFVEVGQTIRPGETVCIIEAMKLMNEIEAEISGQVMEIVVKNGEPVEYGQTLMRIDPES from the coding sequence GTGCCTGTAGACTTTAACGAAATTCGCGAACTTCTTGCCGCGATCGCGCAAACTGATATTGCGGAACTAACTCTGAAAAGTGAAGAGTTTGAATTAACTTTGCGCCGGGGTGTACCTGCTCTACCCACCACTAATGGGGGGGCAGACAGTTCGGCGGGGTTGGCAGTTGCCCCTGTTCCTAGTTCCTCGCTCAAGTCGCCTGCTCCTAATAGCACGGCTTCTGAAACTGCTTCTCCATCTACTCCTGACAGTAGTAAATGGGTGGAAATTACTTCACCAATGGTGGGAACTTTTTATCGCGCACCCGGACCTGATGAACCGCCTTTTGTTGAGGTTGGTCAAACTATTCGCCCGGGTGAAACCGTCTGTATTATCGAAGCGATGAAGCTAATGAATGAAATTGAAGCAGAAATTTCTGGACAAGTGATGGAAATTGTCGTCAAAAACGGAGAACCTGTTGAGTACGGTCAAACTTTGATGCGGATCGATCCCGAATCATAA
- the efp gene encoding elongation factor P produces the protein MISSNDFRTGVSIELDGAVWRVIEFLHVKPGKGSAFVRTKLKNVQTGSVVERTFRAGETVPQAILEKRTMQYTYPEGDRLVFMDMETFEETRLTPEQIGDRVKYIKEGMEINVVQWEGQVLEVELPTSVTLEVIETDPGVKGDTATGGSKPATVETGAQVMVPLFISVGEKIKIDTRNDSYLGRES, from the coding sequence ATGATTTCTAGTAACGACTTTAGAACTGGTGTTTCGATAGAGTTAGATGGTGCGGTCTGGAGAGTGATCGAATTTCTCCATGTCAAACCTGGTAAAGGATCGGCTTTTGTCCGAACCAAGCTAAAAAATGTGCAGACGGGTAGTGTTGTCGAGCGTACCTTCCGCGCTGGAGAAACAGTTCCCCAAGCGATCTTGGAGAAAAGAACAATGCAGTATACCTATCCTGAGGGCGATCGCCTAGTGTTTATGGACATGGAAACCTTTGAAGAGACAAGGTTAACTCCCGAACAAATTGGCGATCGCGTCAAATATATCAAAGAAGGTATGGAAATTAACGTTGTCCAGTGGGAAGGACAAGTGCTGGAAGTAGAATTACCCACCTCAGTTACTTTAGAAGTAATTGAAACCGATCCGGGAGTTAAAGGCGATACGGCTACTGGTGGCTCGAAACCAGCTACAGTAGAGACTGGCGCTCAAGTAATGGTTCCTTTGTTTATCTCCGTGGGAGAAAAGATTAAGATTGATACCCGCAACGATTCTTATCTGGGTAGAGAAAGCTAA
- a CDS encoding peptidylprolyl isomerase — translation MPLEKLNLFNWCKRLLKTSVTVVLLVALSISLSGAWWNFGSNETARKSSLAQGDAITDPTAILRYALPLDNQTVRDLQRSIEDISTHLRSKRWSPISRDVKEASKILNLNADKLLASINSDRQTDAESLIARMKEKVSQLREAVDSQDLDAVWQQRRAILNELNDLEAMMVTEFPFEVPAEYSHLPQLKGRATVEMETEKGSLTIVVDGYSAPVNAGNFVDLVQRGFYDGMEIMPSQDFIVQTGDPPGPEYGFIDPATGEYRAIPLEVLVKGEDEPLYGMTLEAAGLYLAQPVLPFNAYGAVALARPGNDPNGGSSQFFFFKFDTELTPPGFNLMDGRYSVFGYVVDGAEVIEKLAPGDKIISAKVVKGSDNLVQPQLNS, via the coding sequence ATGCCACTTGAAAAACTTAATTTGTTTAATTGGTGCAAGCGCTTACTCAAAACTAGCGTGACAGTTGTCCTGCTGGTAGCACTTTCTATCTCTCTGAGTGGGGCTTGGTGGAACTTTGGCAGCAACGAAACTGCCCGTAAGAGTAGTTTGGCTCAAGGAGATGCAATCACCGATCCGACGGCAATTTTACGCTATGCCCTTCCTCTTGATAACCAAACGGTGCGCGATTTACAACGTAGCATTGAAGATATTTCCACTCATTTACGAAGCAAACGCTGGAGCCCAATTAGCCGAGATGTTAAAGAAGCTTCCAAGATTTTAAACCTCAATGCTGACAAATTGTTAGCCAGCATCAATAGCGATCGCCAAACGGATGCTGAGTCTCTCATTGCTCGAATGAAGGAGAAAGTCAGTCAACTCCGAGAAGCTGTTGATTCTCAAGATCTAGATGCAGTTTGGCAGCAAAGAAGGGCAATTCTCAACGAGCTTAACGATCTCGAAGCGATGATGGTGACAGAATTTCCCTTTGAAGTACCTGCTGAATATTCTCATCTGCCTCAACTCAAGGGTCGCGCTACTGTAGAAATGGAAACCGAAAAAGGCTCTCTTACCATTGTCGTTGATGGTTACAGCGCTCCTGTTAATGCTGGTAATTTTGTCGATTTGGTACAAAGAGGATTTTACGATGGCATGGAGATTATGCCTTCCCAAGATTTTATTGTCCAAACTGGCGACCCACCGGGACCTGAATACGGTTTTATCGATCCCGCAACTGGAGAATACCGCGCTATTCCTTTGGAAGTGCTAGTTAAAGGCGAAGATGAGCCACTTTACGGTATGACTCTCGAAGCGGCTGGACTTTACCTGGCTCAACCTGTTCTACCTTTTAACGCTTATGGTGCAGTGGCTTTAGCACGTCCGGGTAATGACCCTAATGGCGGTTCTTCTCAGTTTTTCTTCTTCAAATTCGATACGGAACTGACTCCTCCAGGTTTTAATCTGATGGACGGACGTTATTCTGTCTTTGGTTATGTGGTCGATGGTGCAGAAGTTATTGAAAAACTGGCACCAGGAGACAAGATTATTAGTGCCAAAGTTGTTAAGGGTAGTGACAATTTGGTTCAACCACAACTTAACAGTTAA
- the thiL gene encoding thiamine-phosphate kinase, with the protein MNQLPQTVKDVGEQGLLQRLKRFCPPEIVGDDAAVIDLASDRSLVVTTDLLVDKVHFSDRTTSPEDAGWRAAAANLSDLAAMGASPVGITVGLALRADVSLDWVERFYQGLADCLGQYDTPILGGDICRSEVVTVSITAFGQVRRSQAITRSAAQPGDAIVVTGYHGNSRAGLELLLHPQTAQHLDPQSREFLLRAHQRPQPRLDLLPHLFNIVKKKFSVAGMDSSDGLADAVIQICQFSNLSAQIDLAKIPMHPALLELVSPEKALEWALYGGEDFELVICLPHPQAVALVAKLGDCAAIIGKITTEKPVILTDSQGKYPQQSININERFPHF; encoded by the coding sequence ATGAATCAATTGCCACAGACAGTAAAAGATGTGGGAGAACAAGGTCTTCTACAACGCCTGAAACGCTTTTGTCCTCCGGAAATCGTGGGTGATGATGCAGCAGTAATCGATTTGGCTAGCGATCGCTCTCTGGTGGTAACGACCGATCTGTTAGTCGATAAGGTGCATTTTAGCGATCGCACTACTTCTCCTGAAGATGCTGGTTGGCGTGCTGCTGCTGCTAATTTGTCTGATTTAGCGGCTATGGGAGCTTCTCCGGTTGGGATTACTGTGGGTTTGGCTCTTCGAGCAGATGTTTCCTTAGATTGGGTAGAGCGTTTCTACCAAGGTCTTGCTGATTGCTTGGGACAGTATGATACTCCTATCCTTGGTGGCGATATTTGCCGTTCTGAGGTGGTTACAGTCTCAATTACAGCTTTTGGTCAAGTTCGGCGATCGCAAGCCATTACTAGGTCAGCAGCGCAACCTGGAGACGCAATTGTCGTTACTGGCTACCACGGTAATTCGCGAGCAGGTTTGGAATTACTCCTCCACCCGCAAACAGCTCAGCATCTCGATCCTCAATCTCGCGAGTTTTTGCTCCGGGCGCATCAACGTCCTCAACCACGGCTTGATTTATTACCACATTTATTTAATATTGTCAAGAAAAAATTTTCGGTGGCGGGGATGGACAGCAGCGACGGATTAGCAGACGCAGTAATTCAAATTTGTCAATTCAGCAATCTCAGCGCCCAAATCGACCTTGCCAAAATTCCCATGCACCCGGCACTACTCGAACTAGTATCCCCCGAAAAAGCTCTAGAATGGGCTTTATACGGCGGTGAAGACTTTGAATTAGTGATTTGCCTTCCTCATCCTCAAGCAGTAGCTTTAGTGGCAAAATTAGGGGATTGTGCGGCAATTATCGGCAAAATAACTACCGAAAAACCGGTCATCTTAACAGACAGCCAAGGTAAATATCCTCAGCAATCAATCAACATCAACGAAAGATTCCCACACTTTTGA
- a CDS encoding type I glyceraldehyde-3-phosphate dehydrogenase, with amino-acid sequence MIRVAINGFGRIGRNFLRCWLTREDSQLEIVGINDTSDPKTNAHLLKYDSMLGTLDAEIGADENSLTVNGKTIKCVSDRNPLNLPWEAWGIDLVVESTGVFVTEEGASKHLAAGAKQVLITAPGKGGDIGTYVMGVNHDQYEHGKQKIVSNASCTTNCLAPIAKVIHEEFGIVKGTMTTTHSYTGDQRLLDASHRDLRRARAAAINIVPTTTGAAKAVALVLPDLKGKLNGIALRVPTPNVSVVDLVVEVEKSAIAEQVNDVLKEAAEGSLKGILAYNEDPLVSCDYRKSDASSIADGSLTMVMGGNMVKVVGWYDNEWGYSQRVVDLAELIAQKWQ; translated from the coding sequence GTGATTAGAGTAGCGATCAACGGGTTTGGACGCATCGGACGTAACTTCCTGAGATGCTGGCTGACTAGAGAAGACAGTCAGTTGGAGATTGTGGGTATTAATGATACTTCTGACCCCAAAACTAATGCCCACTTGCTGAAATATGATTCGATGCTGGGTACGCTGGATGCTGAGATAGGGGCGGATGAAAATTCTCTGACTGTCAATGGCAAAACAATTAAGTGCGTGTCCGATCGCAACCCATTAAACTTGCCCTGGGAAGCCTGGGGAATTGACTTAGTTGTAGAATCTACAGGGGTCTTTGTCACTGAAGAAGGTGCTTCTAAGCATTTAGCCGCAGGTGCGAAGCAAGTTTTGATTACAGCTCCTGGTAAGGGCGGAGATATCGGCACTTACGTGATGGGGGTTAATCACGACCAATACGAACATGGTAAGCAGAAAATTGTTAGCAATGCTAGTTGTACGACTAACTGTCTCGCTCCTATTGCTAAGGTAATTCACGAAGAGTTTGGCATTGTTAAGGGGACGATGACGACGACTCACAGCTATACTGGCGACCAACGTTTACTGGATGCTAGCCACCGCGATTTGCGACGTGCAAGAGCGGCTGCAATTAATATCGTTCCGACAACCACTGGTGCAGCTAAGGCTGTGGCTTTGGTTTTACCGGATTTGAAGGGGAAACTCAATGGTATTGCTTTGCGCGTACCAACTCCTAATGTTTCTGTTGTGGATTTGGTTGTGGAAGTTGAGAAAAGTGCGATCGCCGAACAGGTTAATGATGTTTTGAAAGAGGCTGCTGAAGGTTCTCTCAAAGGCATTCTTGCTTATAATGAAGATCCTTTGGTTTCTTGTGACTATCGTAAAAGCGATGCTTCTTCGATCGCTGATGGTAGCCTGACTATGGTTATGGGCGGTAATATGGTTAAGGTTGTTGGCTGGTATGACAATGAGTGGGGTTACTCGCAACGAGTTGTCGATCTGGCAGAATTAATCGCTCAGAAGTGGCAGTAA